The following are from one region of the Pygocentrus nattereri isolate fPygNat1 chromosome 20, fPygNat1.pri, whole genome shotgun sequence genome:
- the LOC108414904 gene encoding uncharacterized protein LOC108414904 isoform X6, protein MMSLSAESNRSVMRVNSTFSSLTITAVTLSDSGLYYCSTLEGKYMTFSTTTYLQIRENKGVSSKTPDESEEVGCKSDVFLMLTVVFGVVIVVQTLLMIVQCIRKQQREDSNAGVKEENEEQDGEAVNYAALHVNKRNKGSEKNVTVFTYVIYSSVSNIH, encoded by the exons ATGATGTCACTCTCTg CTGAGAGTAACAGGTCAGTGATGAGAGTGAACTCCACGTTCTCCTCTCTCACTATAACTGCAGTTACTCTCTCTGACTCAGGACTCTATTACTGCAGCACACTGGAGGGAAAATACATGACCTTCAGCACCACAACATATTTACAGATCAGAG agaaTAAAGGAGTATCTTCCAAGACACCAGACGAATCTGAAGAAG TTGGCTGCAAATCTGATGTCTTCCTCATGCTGACTGTGGTGTTTGGGGTTGTGATTGTAGTTCAGACTCTCCTGATGATTGTTCAGTGCATCAGAAAACAACAGAGAGAAG ATTCTAATGCTGGAGTGAAAGAAGAGAATGAG GAGCAGGATGGTGAAGCGGTGAACTACGCTGCTCTGCACGTCAACAAGAGAAACAAGGGATCAGAGAAAAATGTAACTGTGTTTACATATGTTATATATTCTTCTGTAAGTAACATTCACTAA